AGAGAGTATTGGAGTTGGAGAGTTCTCTGGAGAAGTTTTCACAAGATGGATCAAGTCTGTCTCATGAACTTTCCAGTCAGTTAGAAAAGTTGAAGGATCAACACAAAGAGGAAATGTCTGCATTAGAGCAAAGACACCAGGAGGAACTGGGAAAGCACAAGGGCACGCTAACCCAGCAGAATAATGCGGCTCTAGAGGAGCTcaaggaaaaacacagagttGAAGTGGAGACCCTCTTGGAAGATAAGGAACTGCAGCTCCAAGCACATGTTGAAGACATGAACCAGAAAACTTTGGAGAAACTGGATGCAAAGCAGGCAGAGCTAGAGGCGGTTTCTGCTGAACTTTCTGAGGCTTTGAAGAGTAAACGGCTTCTGGAGGAGAGGTTGGTGGCAGCAGGTGAAGATGCTCATAGTTCTGCTCGACAGGAACATGAGAAGAGGTTTCAAGATCACGTGGAAAAGCACAATATAGAGCTTGCAAATCTCAAACGGGAACACGAGCAGTCTCTTGGAGGTCTAGAGAAAAGTCTGAAAGAGGAGCTTAACGCGTTGAGGATTGTtctgagagaaaaggaaaaggaaattgaAGCTCACATCctaagagaaaaaacattacaaGAAGAATCACATTCCACTGTACAACAATTACATGCCAAGGTTAAGGAATTGGAGACGCTGCAGCAGTGTTTGTCACAATCCCAGCTGGATATTGGGAGCCTAAAGGAATCAAATGCACAGACAGGTAAGATGTTACAGGATCTTGATCAGTGTAAGACGGATTTGGAGCAACAGTTGGAAGTAGCAAGGAATGATTGTCAACTAAAAGAGAAGTCGCTTCAAGAACTACAGCACCAATTACAACAGACCAAGAAGGAGCTCTCGGAACAGGAGAAGTCATTTACTACAGAACTGAACACTCAGCAAGAAGAACAAACTCGTCTCAAGAAACAGCTGGATGATGAAAAAGCTGACCatgaaaagaagatgaaaaacacGGTAACTGAGATGGAAGCTAAGctaaaaacacaggaaacaaaaatggaaaaatttaAACACAAGGccaaagaaatgcatgaaagttatAAGAAAAAGCTTCTGCAGAATGAAGAAGCCATGAAGATAGAACTTgcaaagaaggagagagagctTCAGCAGACCGAGCAACAAGTCCAAGAAAAAATTGTAGAGATGGCCCAAAAAAGTTCCCAAGGCCTTAGCAGTGCAATGTCTGAGCTGCTGGCCAACCATAAGGAGGAAGTGGAGAAGTTACATGACACCCATAAGCATGAGATTGAGGTGCTGGAGCATCGTTGGCAGGAGAAGTTAGGACAACAGGAGGAAGAATTAACTGAGAAACACTCTCACCTACTACAAGAGAAGGCTCAGGAACTGGAGGACGTTTCTCAGCAACTCAGCAGAAGCAAAGAGGAGAACGGGAAAGTgttgtgtgaaataaatgatttaaaggAGGGCCTATCCATTCGAGAAACCACTGTGCAGAAGCTGCAAGAAGAGCTCAATGAGGCAGCGGTTAAGCTCGAAGGTTTGTCTCAGGGTGAAGCTATGCTCAAAGAGCAAATGGAGTCAGTGGAGAGGAACCTCAGCCAGGCTCTGAAGGAGAGAAACTCCCTCCAAGACAAGCTTAACACAACAAAGGAAGAGAACCGAGAGAAGTTAAAGACCATGTCGGGAAAGTTGAAGGAAATGGAGAAGCAGCGTAAAGCGCTTCAAGGTTCCAGATGTAAGGAAAGCGAGGACTTGCAGAATAAATTTGAGGAAACAGCTATTCAGCTCCAAGCCAAGGAAGCACAGTTCCAGCAGCAATTAATTCTGATCAGAAACCAAATGGAGTATTACTGTAAAGAGGTTCAGGATAAAGTGGAGTGTGGATCTAACGAGCTCTGTCAAAGAGTTGAAGGTAGGTTGAGCGAGCTGAAAGACAGACTGCTCTGCAGTCAGAAAAAAGTAGTGGATCTCAAAAACGTTATCCTCAATAAAGTAGATAGAATTTGCACTTTAGAGGAGAATCTGCGCCTGCAGACAGAGAAGAATAAAAATCTATGCATTTCATTGGAACAGATGACCGCTCAGGTAAATGCTCATATGGAGCATGTCAAAGCCTTAACACATGAGAATGAGAATCATTCTCAGTCTATCAGTGAGAAAGTTCTGAAAATTGCAGAGCTGAGTGAAGCAAACAGACTCATATCAGAAAGTATGAAAACAAATGAGTTGCATATCAGTAAATTAGAAAGCATCACCAGTGACTTAAAAAATCAGCTAGGAAGTAGCataaaggagaaagaggaagccaTAAATCAGCTGACCCAGCAGTATAAAGAGGATGCTGCTCAAATGGAGGAGACCATTAAGAGAttagagcaggagagagagtcCGCTTTAGAGCAGGCAGATGCACTCAGGAACAGTCTGTCTGAGTATGAGAAGCAGACGGAGACTAAGTTTGCCCAGAATGGCAACACCATTACCTCTCTGCAGACCAGGCTGGATGAGCTGGAGCGAGAAATCAGTGAGAAGAATGAAGCTCTGCAAAGGCTGACGGCAAGTATGGACAATCAGTCCATCAGCAAGTCTGAGATGGACCAAGCGCTGAGTGAGAAGGAGCAGAAGGTCAGCGGCCTTACCGCTGAGCTGGAGAGTTGCATCAGTCAACTCGGTGAGTTTCAGGAGCAGTTAGCCTTAAAGACAAAAGAGTGTGAACAACTCACAGCTGACCTCAAACAGCAACACAGCATCAAGGAGAATGAAAAGCGAGAGCTGGTGGAGCAGCTGCAACAGACCCAGATGCAGTGCACTCAGAACGGTAATTTGGAGCAGGAGATGGTGGAAAAGCTCCACTCCCTCGAGGAAGACCACCAAAAGTGCAAACACAAGCTTGAAAGTCAAAGGGATGAATTTGAAAGGATGAAAGACGAGATTATCAAGAGCAAAGAAGAAAGTCTGAAGAAGGCTGAAGAGGAGTTATCCGCGGAGAGCGCTCGGAAAGTAACGGAGTTGAAGAAGAAAGCTGAGCAGAAAATCGGTCAGATTAAAAAACAGCTAACCTCGCAGCTCGAGGAAAAAGAGAAGGCTATCAAGGCTCTTCAGTCTAGCCTGGAGGAAATCCAGAGCAATGAAACGTCCAGTAAACAACACACAGAAGCGTTagaggagaaaacaaaaaccctTGAGGAAGCTCTTGTCAAGCTTAAGGCAGAGCGGGAGCAACAACTTGAACAAATTCTGAATAATGAGCGGCTCGATAAAGAAAAGTCTTTAGAGGAATTAAAAAACTTCTATGAGGAGAAGCTATCCTTACTGATGAGCGATGCAGCGCAACAAAGGGAGCACAAAGAAACGGAGTCAGCGCTACGTGAAATCGAGGCAAAGCTAAAAGAAGCAGAAGAGCATAACGGAAACCTTCTCGCAGAAATAAATCGACTGAAAGAAGAAATGTGTGAGAAGGATGCTCAGCTTGACAAACAGCAAGCAATTATTAAGCAGGTTCAAAATCCTTCGGAGCTTGAGGCTGAGATGAAGGTGGAATGTAGCAGCATCCAGCAAACCAGGAGCGCGATGCAAACGGAGATGAAAAACCACTCTCCGATGCAAGAGGTGGACGGTGATTCTCTGGAGTCTCTCAAGAGCAATCTGCATCAGGTTAAGAACGAGAAAGAGAAAATCTACAAGGACTTTGCCCGGCTACAGAAAGACATTCGAGTACTGAGGAGGGAGCATGAACAGGACCTAGAATACATGAAGAAAGAGTTGTTGGAGGAGAATGAGAAAAAGCTGAAGTAAGTTTGTGTCAAGATGATAATCATCATTTGTAAATACGTGCATGTGGTGTCCATGCTGATTTATTACATTTCCTTCACTATCCCTTCTAATAGACTGGAGTTGGAAGACATGGAGATGAAGCACAATTCAGCTATCAAGCAGTTAATGAGGGAGTTCAACACACAGATGGCTTTGAAAGAGAAGGAGATTGATACAGTAGTGAAGGAGACTATTGGTGAGGCGGGAGTAAAGACATCATGAAATGAAACCGACCAGCTATACAGCTGTGTTGTAATGCATGGAAATTAAGTGATTGAGATCATGTTCTCTTGTTGTGGTAAATCATTTCAGTTCACTACAGTCTATTTCTGTTTTAGGCAACCTaataattaaaatggaaaatcaaaGTGAATATGATTCACTAAACATTAGGGTAGAAAAGCTACATGGAAACATGATGCATTCTGTAATCTTGACACTGGCTGGAACGTTTAGGGATCATTGCATTCGGAAAGTGTGTCTGAAGTGCCATGTTCCCTTGTTTCCCCTTTGGTTAAATCATGTTACATTCCAGATGGGATGGTGAGCGCGCGGTTTGGAATatgaatttgttattttttgtttttttttatgcgCTAACTCTGGCTTCTTTCCCTTTCCTCGACACAGAGAAGGCCCAGACCGTAGAAGAAGAGCTCATGAGCGGCCATCGGGAAGAAACCAGTCAGCTGAGGAAGGTGATTTGCCAGAAGGAGGATGATTTGCACAGGACTGTCAAGAAATATGAAGAGGTTTTACAGGTACTTCAAAAATATGAAGCTTGAACatgtttcctttaaaaaagatTCACTAAGGTTTACCATGGAAAGAAAAGTCACCCCACCCACCATTTGGAAGTCATCACTGCACTAGTTGGCAGCTGCCTCCCCTCAGTCCAaagcagtgattcccaaccgtttttgttttaaatgcctCCCAGCTCCGTCAGATGAACTCAAGTAccccttcatttatttatgacagGGACCTCAATATAAAATAGAAGTAAACATACATCACTTGAACTGTGATTTTAATATGCAGAGATACAGCTAAAAGCGAGTTTTCATCTCCAGTCCCCGGGCAGGTTGAACAATAATTAATTAGCATAAACATTGCATACAACAAGTATCATCAAATACTGTTCACTATGTACACAGTCACAGTGTACACATGGGCACCCTAAAAACAACTGTGTCCCTTTGACTAGTCAACAACGGTTCATAAACCAGCCATCatcttttaaatttgtttatttaaatttagctTAAACTGattgatttttatatttaactatTTCAATCATTGTCCACCACTTCAACCTGTTTTATAGTGTAGCTATCTTTTCAGCTGACTGTTCCAGCTTTGCCCTGATTACTTGCTTACTAGTTTTCACAACATTGTTTGGGTGTGATTTAATATGTggtaatatatttttaatcaaatcgTAAATTCTACTACAGCTCCCTCCTTGGGTAAACCACTGgtctaaaaaaaatcttaaaccTCAATAAACGCCTGCTGAATGATATATATTTGGAAACTGGTCAGACGATTACTTAAAAGCAAATTGTCTCCCTTACTGTCTCCAAACATAATTTAGGGGGGAGGTCTGAAATAAGGCTGTGAGTGATTAGACCCACATACTTGAGTTGTGATGCTGAAATGAAACCTAGGAAATGACTCAGCCATTGTCCTTTCTCTTCTTATATTTTCAGAGTCGAGAGGAGGAGATGGGAGGCCGAGTGTGGCAAGTTCAGAAAGAACTGGAGGAGTTGCAAGCAAAGGGCCATGACACTACTGAGGTACAAACATGTCTGACCTACTGTACCCATTCACCAGGTCAAACATCTGTGATTGATGTCTTGGGAACATGTTTCCGTTGACACTGATGTGGAAAATCATACCTTCAGCCATTAAAGTCTATTATATATGAGACCGGAGTTGTAGATTCAATTTATATAGGGATTCTGTTGAAATCATCAGCCTTCACAATGGCTGCATGAAATAACAATGGCTGGATGAAATCACCTTTTCAGCTCCCTCTCCTCTGGGAAATGGCTGTCTGACGGAAGCATTACTAGTTTTGAATGACGACCTAATCCAGACCTGTTTTTGTGTCCATACAATGAGGCCCTTTCACATATTCGTTGACAGTTCACATCCAGGTTAACAGATGTCCCAGTTGTCTgttatctttttctttgtcatgcTTCGTAATTGAAGGATTCCGCCTAAAAGCTCAGGGACAATTTGCGCATATACTTTGCTCTGATCAGTCTCTCGCTCCACTCGTGTGGCTGCTCTCCAAAGCGCCGGATGCTGTGAAGCTCGTTTGAATCACTCAGGAATGTTCCCCTCGGAAAACAGAGATTGTGAGGCAGCAGCCAGCCTCAATCCCTGTTCTCAATTATCATCACACGAGGTGATTCTAAACCTTAGATTTATATTACAGCAATACTCTCACAGGCATGATGTGCGTACTGGAAAGGGGCCAGATAGGACAAAGGTACTCCAGGGAAAAGTTTTACCCAGGTGTTGTGGTGCCATGAGACCCCTGCGCTGATTCTTTTACCTTTACACTGTGTccagatgcacacaaacacaaagaattaCACCGCTCTCTCTGCCGCATTTTCCCCTGATGAGGTAATAACTTTATGGGTGGATTGTACGTGTTCATGCTTGGGGAGGCCTTTCCTTGCTATGGGCCTCACAAACCATTTTTCATTTAGACAGTGGGTTAATTTGTCACTCCATAGACACAGAATCCAGTTTAGACTCTCTGTGCAGACTTAACTGGGCAATTCAGTCCTGAATTGTATTGtacaaaattaaaagataaGGCAGGTgtaattctatttttttaattgtcaaaaaaataccattttaaagaccaaaaccaacagtaTGTTCGTCCATCTCGCAGGCCTTTCGGACTTCCTCCACCTGTATGTGGCCCCCAAACCAAGTCACAGAAATATAtggtgtcatttaaaaataaaaataaaataaaaaggtaaatcaTTTCTTAAAACAGCTGTGAGCTGTGTGTACTCAAACTAGACTAAATAGCCAACTATTTGCAGAGGtagattaatacacatttggtgctctaacAAGTGTGTTCATGATAATGAAGGAGCGTGTCATTCAGGGCAGTTTGGCCCCTTGGTGTGTTTTAATAGTTATGGACTAATAACAACGGAGCTCTATGGCACGGAGGAATACGATATATTGGACTATATTTGGAATGGATACACAAACAATAGTTGGTATTGGGATTAATTAATTCTTGGTTTTGGTCTTCATGACCAAATCATGAGACTTGTGGACACTAAAATCATAGAATATCATCAGACTTATCCTTAAAAGGAAAGACTGGGCAGTTTACTTAATTATTAACTGActgaatgtaaatattaatattttactgttactacatatatattatgtattctATTGTAACATACGGTATCTTctattctttcttctttatttggGCACAGATGAGCATAGAAGACCTACAGGTATGTATTgtggttttactgtttttagAATCCTTATTATATCCAGCCtattagcattgtaaaacaatcATTCAGTCAAGAAAACATGCATCATTGATAGGTGCATGCTGTTTGTGCACTGCATGACTTGTTCCACCATACACCTTTGAGTTCTCACTGACATTAATGTTCTGTCCTTTTCTACCCCAGGCTCAGCTAGCAGAGAAGACGACTTTGCTGAGCGAGGCTCGGCTGAAGGAGCAGGGCTTTGCTGAGAGAGTGAGTGTTGGGCCCCTGTGCGTGCTCTTTGCGGGGACAAGTGAATAGCCAAACCCAATGCAGTGTATTCCCAGGATTCTGTGGCCTCCAGCAAGAGGAGCTACTGATCTCCTGCTGCATCAACTTAATTACACAGCACATCTGTTTACATTTGGTTTAACCCCAATAAACAATCACAGCAAcgcctcccacagtttctctcacacacatcgTCATTCTCAAAAACATCCCCCAAGGAAGATCAACAAAACGCTGTGCTAATGCATAGAATTAACCCACTGGGGTCAAATGGCTTCATTTTTCTAATTATTaatctgtgcatgcatgtgtttctcCACGGTAGATTCACTCGCTTGAGGACAAGATTAAATGTTTCCACCGAACCCCGGTTGTAACTCATCTCGGCAGCACATTCAAAGGTAATTTTAACACCATGAATCACTTAGTTCTGCTTCTTGAGCCAATTTCCTTTTAAGAGCAGCACAACAACGATGCCATGCAAAATGTTTCACACAGTGCAACATGATGGGAAAATATAGGTTACCTaactttattattgtaataggTCTTTAACACATAACGTatgattatacagtatattgtgttaACATATGAATTATTTACTGTAGTAATTGTCTTCATAGTCAAGCAGCTCTGTAGGATCTCAGAGTTACCTACCAGTAGTCTGCCTAATCTGCCAGTCCCCACATTGCTTCATTGATCAGAAATACTGTGGAACAAGAGATGCAGATTCTGAGAAGACTGTGGGTGTGTGGCCGGGTTTAACTATGCTTTTGAGGACATTTTAGCCAACTCTGCATGATTTTAGGCTCGCTGATTAAGATGGAAGCTGTGGTTATAATTAGGGTTTGGTTAAGGTTAGatgttgggttagggttagacaTATAAGCATTGTGGTTAAGGTTAAGATAAGCCTCTGGGTTCTGACTGTAAGTTAATGCCGTATTCCCAATATATaagtatattgtgtgtgtgtgtgtgtgtgtgtgtgtgtgtgtgtgtgtgtgtgtgtgtgtgtgtgtgtgtgtgtgtgtgtgtgtgtgtgtgtgtgtgtgtgtgtgtgtgtgtgtgtgtgtgtgagtgtgagagagaatcTGCTTTCAGAAGGGGGGAGGAGTGAAGAAGCCATCCTTGGATTTAATGGGTTTTGCAGATTTTGGTCTCAACTTTTCCCACACGGGACCCTGCAACACACATACTTTTACTTCTCAAATCATTTACTTCTAATACATATACTATATCTGAGCTAATGACTACTGTATTTCCTTTGGATAACAGTACTTCCACTCATTATGAATCTGTTGAGCCTACTTAAATCCCAGAGCTGTGCTGTCAGGTAGTAGGGCTGTTGATATACCGTTTCATGTGCGATGGAATGGTGAGCTCCTCTGGAGCATCATGGGGTCAGGAGGACAGGGGCCATGGGATTTATCGGTGACCTATTACTCCACTGAAGAGATCAAAGAGTTGTTTGCACATCTCTatctcttttttctgtcctctaaTCTCTCTTGGTGCATGCAAGGACATTTAGCATTGTCTGAATGATTATTCCAGATAAGCAGAAAGCAAGTGGGTGTTGTTCCATATTAAAGACCTGCTGGGGATATTTCAGGGGTAGGAGCAGTAGTCTTAAGTGTTACCAGCCCTATCCATGCTGTTACACAGTTTCCCATTCATAGTTATAGCTCTGGGCGTAGAAGTTAAAGATTCATTCTTTGTGGTATTAATGTGCTCACGCTGAGCCTCACCATTCTTTCCTGTGTTATAGTTACTGCTTAATTTGAACCCAGACCTGTGCAGAAAGTGGCTTTGTGTATGGTTGCTAACACAAACATGAGGCTCTGGCTTGTTCTGTCAGAATTCAGCTCGAGTATTTTTCAGTGAGAGGTAATGTTGTATAGTAAGTAAAGAAAAAACGTGTAATGTTTTTAGAAGTGCATCCTGatgtatatctttatttatattaagtGTTCACATATAGCACAATAACAGAGCATGAAAGATAGAGAGCTTGACTATCTTAAACAGTTATATTCttcatgaaatattttttgaatatgactgatgatgatgatgatgattactGCGGTCTTCCTCAGGTACGTATTATTGTATTGCTGACCAGGTCTCATATGATTAACTGGCTAATTCTGCTTGTTTTCACAGAGCCTGTATACAACAGCAGTGAACCTACTGAGATGGAGTACTTGAGGAAGGTGTTGTTTGAATACATGATGGGACGGGAAACAAAAGTATGCTTTTTATTTCCTTACAGTATTATATTTTAAGTGATTGTATATTTGGAATAGAAGTTACTAATAGAATAGCGTTATAAACGCGTTATTCCCACTCATGGCGGTCCGtccgcggctgcaggacctggagctcaccgccagtggttcagttggactgttaagTGTTGAGATAAATATAAGTTATTTAAAGGATTTAGAAGCAGGCTgactgctagttagctaacgctagctttcatgttacataaataagccggacagagttgtccctcatcaggcgatagaaaccctgctgttAGTTAAAACTAGTTTTGCAGCAAATGTAccgcaagaagtgttgcaaaagtcaagggcgcagactcgccgctgtgtgatgcgagagagcacgCTGCAGCTacagattcgagaggttgtaatccctgagttgtggttgtactggaaaagtgactgaagtaaaaaaaaaaattttaaatgcgagtacagatttttttctacaagctctcaaatcataatctacaagtgctcacattacTTATACAAgtccagattttttttacaagctctcaatcATATTCTATGTTATCACATGTGCTCACATGCATCTACGTGCTCTCACATTTGCACCATCTTTATCTTCATAAAATACAGAGATGCTTCTTCGGGAAATCATAAAGGTGTCTGGATGGTGTATAGAGCTGCAATTCAAACAAGATGTTTGCTGGTGCAATGATATTAGAATTCAATCCTAAAGAAAAAGTATGATTAAGCGGTTTGTTTGATTGCATCAATCTAAGGCTATTTAAATCAAAGTTCCTCTGTTTTCCATGTTGCAAATGGTTACATCGTCTTAACATGCATGTGTAAAAATGACACTGCAGCGTTTTACTTTGAAACACATTTATCGAATAAAACATGAAttgctgatttttattttaccttttaagTTTGAAAGGAGAACACTTTAAACCACTCCATTTAGCTATTAACTAATGATATCTGAGGGTGAGCGGGATACCTATTGACCTCAGCGCCACACGAAACGTGAGACCATTTAGGACGCCATATAAAAGTCATGTTGTGTCCAGTCTTCTTGGGTAAAATTTACAGTGATCTCCCTAATTAACAATGCTGTTGACATGGTCCTAAAGTCAGCGGGGATTTCCCAGCAACTCAGCAAACAGTCTTTATGGTAACATGGCAGACCGCCGCAGTGGGGACGATGTCCCCCAGGCTAAGCTAGCACATACATTGTGCATGACGCACATTTGCCTTTTAAAGACATTCTGGCTGTATAGTGTTAGTTGAGCGGTTAGGTTTCCTACTGCAGCACCGTTTCTGATTATCCCATGTGTTCATGGAGAAATACATGCACCCTTGTTGGGCTTTAATTGTCAAAGAACACGCTCGATTTGTTTGGGAggggagggttaaaaaaatatatatacttttttttttgattgcagATTGTCAAGTTTTTTCTTATCATTTATGTACATTTGCTTGCCACTCATCCACAGACGATGGCCAAAGTGATAACCTCCATGCTCAAGTTTCCTCCAGACCAAGCACAAAAGGTTTTGGACAAAGAAGACTCAAAAGCGGTTGTAAGCATCCATTGACCTGCTACTTTTTACAAGCTCATTCATTAAAGTCACCTCAGTCCTCTTGCAGTCAAAAAACATATTACAAACATGTCTTCATTAACAATTGAAtgctaaattaaaataatcgtATCCGTCCCTCCACAGCCTTGGTTACGATGAGTGGGGGAATTATTCGGGTATTTATGGATGAaaatctgctgctgctgaagggGAAGACTGCCTTGGATTTGACGAGGCCCTACtctctgcattcattttatgtgcgtgcgtgtttgtgtgttggagCACACACTTGGGTGTGCGCGtacttgtgtgcgtgtgtgtgtgtgtgtgtgtgtgtgtgtgtgtgtgtgtgtgtgtgtgtgtgtgtggcagtatGCATGATTATATGTAAAGGTATGAGGGTATTAGAAACACAAATCTTCCACAATTCTAATTTTACTCTgaaattaagtttaatttaTATGTTTAGATGACATGAAATTggttcctttttattttagaatgtgTTTATACAGATTGGCTTGTGCAATAAATTCTATCATTATCACGTATCGATGCTGACAGGTCAGGTGATTTATAGGTTTCTGTGTTGTGCTGTCGTCTGAATTACTTCCTCTGTAAAACTGTAAACGACCCTTTAACTGTGCTCTCGCTCCACATTAAGATATACTGGCCTCTGGACCTTGTTTGTTTAACACAGCTTTTCTATGCTTTATATTTTATCACTACACTGacatagagacacaaaacacaactgtaAATTGTACTATAATAATTAAGACTGTATTTTAGGGCACTCTATGACTTGCTATACATTTTCAGACTTAACTAATTAAATCTTATTTACAGAActctttttgtcacttctttatttttattatcatataGTAACGTGTTAAATCCAATATCTTATCTCATTACCTGGTTTTTCAAGGTTTAGCCAGTCTTACAGGGGATAATGAATGATAACATGAAATACAAATGTGGAAAGCAAACAGATCTGTTTTAAAGATCCTGTATGTAGGGTCAGATACTTCAGCCGGGGTAACCTATGTTTGAcctttatttcttcttcacatCAAAGCTGCAGTTTCTCATTTAACGGTAAAATTTCGGTGTGGCCAgatgattttttccccctttttttaaatatttatttctggCTGAGGACTCTTATGAAATATGCTAATTaaataaggaaataaaaacacaactggtAGACATGCAACAAGGGGTTTTCAAGTAGACATGGCTTTTGATTTATTGGGACACTATGCAAAAATTGTTAAATTActgtaatatataaaataatatttgttcCAATAAACCACTTCCATTTTGTAAAACCTTGTAATGAAATCTCTCTTCTTAGAAAAGCTTTAGATTCCTTAGAACAGTGTTCTCACATAATTTGTCTAACTGTGctgactttaaaataaattgcaatatgcctttttttttttttttttttatatttacagctAATGAGGATGTTACACTGTTCACTGTGACTGTAAAACGTTA
This portion of the Etheostoma cragini isolate CJK2018 chromosome 17, CSU_Ecrag_1.0, whole genome shotgun sequence genome encodes:
- the golga4 gene encoding golgin subfamily A member 4 isoform X2 gives rise to the protein MLKCFTFPLFIFFLCSLSPPLSLSLSLSTLAHLSESLTATLVWTVRLDTPFSAFSHSWCCFSHCSLCSSPFPTFRPVTALTGQVLAGMIAEPAFLSEYTIFALDHSKQPKTAQVASVSTSKGPARSPRGSINGDGSASPQREETPSLAQKLQLRVPSVESLIRGGASRAESLFRSPSKENLVRSSSRDSLTPLGENESVGAPTYDPPSDIESEAEETPGSAESLSKEQLLHRLLRVERSLGNYRGKYSELVTAYRTVQREKEKTQVILSQSQDKSLRRIGELREELQMDQQAKKHLQDEFDAALEEKDQMITVLQTQVALLKKRAKGVSADAVPHEGDVPQSEDADSDSATTTQSPFKEQGAEPELTEGEGNSDPTKLMEALQKRVKRQENLLQKCKEVMRTHKERSAQLGSENETLQEQLQERLQELEKTKELHTTEKTKLITQLRDAKNLIEQLEQDKGMVIAETKRQMHETLEMKEEEVAQLRSRLQQATAQKEELQEQKEKAEKSAFEELERALGAAQRAEEARKQLQVQLEEQVKEVERASEEERKTLQQELTRVKQEVVTIMKKSSDETVAKMEKFHSDALAAKEEEISVRINKAVEQCKEEFAQLGKEREQQSSLALEDVELQKTALRTEAENKVKEIQLELEAAKTRVLELESSLEKFSQDGSSLSHELSSQLEKLKDQHKEEMSALEQRHQEELGKHKGTLTQQNNAALEELKEKHRVEVETLLEDKELQLQAHVEDMNQKTLEKLDAKQAELEAVSAELSEALKSKRLLEERLVAAGEDAHSSARQEHEKRFQDHVEKHNIELANLKREHEQSLGGLEKSLKEELNALRIVLREKEKEIEAHILREKTLQEESHSTVQQLHAKVKELETLQQCLSQSQLDIGSLKESNAQTGKMLQDLDQCKTDLEQQLEVARNDCQLKEKSLQELQHQLQQTKKELSEQEKSFTTELNTQQEEQTRLKKQLDDEKADHEKKMKNTVTEMEAKLKTQETKMEKFKHKAKEMHESYKKKLLQNEEAMKIELAKKERELQQTEQQVQEKIVEMAQKSSQGLSSAMSELLANHKEEVEKLHDTHKHEIEVLEHRWQEKLGQQEEELTEKHSHLLQEKAQELEDVSQQLSRSKEENGKVLCEINDLKEGLSIRETTVQKLQEELNEAAVKLEGLSQGEAMLKEQMESVERNLSQALKERNSLQDKLNTTKEENREKLKTMSGKLKEMEKQRKALQGSRCKESEDLQNKFEETAIQLQAKEAQFQQQLILIRNQMEYYCKEVQDKVECGSNELCQRVEGRLSELKDRLLCSQKKVVDLKNVILNKVDRICTLEENLRLQTEKNKNLCISLEQMTAQVNAHMEHVKALTHENENHSQSISEKVLKIAELSEANRLISESMKTNELHISKLESITSDLKNQLGSSIKEKEEAINQLTQQYKEDAAQMEETIKRLEQERESALEQADALRNSLSEYEKQTETKFAQNGNTITSLQTRLDELEREISEKNEALQRLTASMDNQSISKSEMDQALSEKEQKVSGLTAELESCISQLGEFQEQLALKTKECEQLTADLKQQHSIKENEKRELVEQLQQTQMQCTQNGNLEQEMVEKLHSLEEDHQKCKHKLESQRDEFERMKDEIIKSKEESLKKAEEELSAESARKVTELKKKAEQKIGQIKKQLTSQLEEKEKAIKALQSSLEEIQSNETSSKQHTEALEEKTKTLEEALVKLKAEREQQLEQILNNERLDKEKSLEELKNFYEEKLSLLMSDAAQQREHKETESALREIEAKLKEAEEHNGNLLAEINRLKEEMCEKDAQLDKQQAIIKQVQNPSELEAEMKVECSSIQQTRSAMQEVDGDSLESLKSNLHQVKNEKEKIYKDFARLQKDIRVLRREHEQDLEYMKKELLEENEKKLKLELEDMEMKHNSAIKQLMREFNTQMALKEKEIDTVVKETIEKAQTVEEELMSGHREETSQLRKVICQKEDDLHRTVKKYEEVLQSREEEMGGRVWQVQKELEELQAKGHDTTEMSIEDLQAQLAEKTTLLSEARLKEQGFAERIHSLEDKIKCFHRTPVVTHLGSTFKEPVYNSSEPTEMEYLRKVLFEYMMGRETKTMAKVITSMLKFPPDQAQKVLDKEDSKAVPWLR